In a single window of the Thermodesulfovibrionales bacterium genome:
- a CDS encoding DUF5132 domain-containing protein — protein sequence MGLLDDCLKGNVATGLAIGIGAAILAPAVIPALAGVAKPLIKAAVKSGIIIYEKGKESVAELGEIFEDVVAEAKSELAETHTEAASRPLASEGEAGA from the coding sequence ATGGGATTACTTGACGACTGCTTAAAAGGAAATGTTGCCACCGGACTGGCGATAGGCATAGGCGCCGCAATCCTCGCGCCGGCGGTGATTCCGGCTTTGGCAGGGGTAGCTAAGCCGCTGATCAAGGCAGCTGTGAAAAGCGGGATCATCATTTACGAAAAGGGCAAGGAAAGCGTCGCTGAGCTGGGCGAGATCTTCGAGGACGTCGTTGCTGAGGCAAAGTCTGAGCTTGCAGAGACTCATACGGAGGCTGCGTCCCGTCCGCTTGCTTCTGAAGGAGAGGCGGGTGCATGA